The segment GATCATTGGCATGGTTGTACGCAGATCCAGGGACACTTTGGAAATCATCATCTGGCGGATAGCGTGTGCGCTCCATGACTTGGTATCGGAGCGCGCATTCCAGGCAGCCAGGGTGTTTTTCACGTTTTTCTTGTGCGTGGTGTGTAAATACCAAACCCGCTCAAAAACCAGCGACCACTTGATCAGCAGCAGACCGGCGATGACCCAGAGAACTGGGCCACCACGATCCATGAAACTGCCGATAGCATCCAACATGTCTAATAGCGTGAAGTACATAATTATCTAACCTCCGCCAGCATTAATGAGATGCTGCTTTTTGCTCCGCCTTTTCAGCGATCATGCCAGTCGCCTGCTCTTCAAGAATATGAATGATGGTATCACTCTTACTCTTTACCCAGGTATGCATGAGCACTGTCGGGATGGCGACAGTAATACCAAGTACGGTAGTCATCAGGGCCACGGAAATACCGCCTGCCATGATAGTCGGGTCACCCGCACCGTAAACTGTGATCTGCTGGAACACCTGAATCATACCGGTTACCGTACCAAGTAGACCCATGAGAGGTGCGATGGTGGCGATAATCTTGATGAAGGTAAGGAATCTTTCCAGGGACGGTGTCTCCTGCAATATTGCCTCACCCAGTTTCAGTTCCAGAGTTTCTGTATCGGCGCTTGGATTGGACTCAGCAACCGCCAGAACGCGACCCAGCGGGTTGTTCTTCATTGGCTTGTCACTCTTCAACTGACGCTGCACTTTCATGTTGGTCAGAGTCAGCATCAGCGAACGGATCAGTGCAACGACCACACCGATAATACCGACACCGATAATAGTGAAACCGATGGGGCCGGAGTTATTGCGAACCTGCTCATCCACAGTCGGGAAGTTCACCAGGTTGGCAAACACCTGTCCACCGATACCGCCGGTCGGGTCCAGGCCGATCTTCACGTAACCGCTGCTGGCATTTTCGAGAGCCTGTGCCTGATCCTGGTAGTAACCCCGGCTGATCATGCTGCCGGAGGGCTGACGCGGCAGTACCTGCAGCGTACCCAGATTGCTGTTGTACGACAGGTACTCGCCCTCTGATACCGCGTTGAAGGCACCAATCCGGGTGATCTGCCGAGTCACTGTTTCACCGGATGGAAGTGCAACCGGGCCACTGTACTTGACTACCTTCCCAGATTCGGTGATTTCCTGTTGCATGAAAAACCAGAAACGCTCGATCTCATCGATGGCCAGTTGTTCAGTCGTGCTGCCGGCCCTGGCGATGAAGCCTTCCAGGTATTCGGTACGACCAGGATACTGGGCACTGATGATTGAGCCTGTGAATGTGCTCATGAAGTCACCGGCAACACCCTGCAGGGTTCCGAACAATTCGTTTAAATCACCTCGGCGATCACGCAGAACCTCGCGCTTGGCGGAGATTTCGATTTCGTTGGCTTCAAACTGATCACTCAGTTCGGTCTGCAGGTCTTCCTGATCGGATACCCGGCTTCGAGTCAGTTCCAGAATTTCCTCCTGGTTACTGGCCGCGTTCTGAAATTCCTGCACGCGGGTTCGATACGCCTCAGACTCGGCAACCCGGTCCTCTTCCACCGCCCGAAGCAATTCGGAGGTGTTAAGCGATTGGGCGCTCGCGAAGGAAGCCAGCAGAAACGTCGTAACAGATAAACCTAATGTCTTGATTGTTGTTTTCATTACTGTGCTAACTCCGGTGCTGCAATTGGCAATTCGATAATACGGGGCGCATCCAGGCCGCTGGAAACCCTGATAGCAGACTGGACTGCGGTGCGATAGTCACCTGCCGGCAACTCTTCCCAGGCCCGTGTTGTGTTATTCCAGTGACCGGTAACCTGTCGGTCTGTGCTCTGGAATAACAGTGCAATACGCCCTACCCGCAGAATATTCACTTCACGCTCTTCACCGTTGAGCATGATGGTATCCGGGTATGTCTCGTGGGTACGTCCGTAGAGAGTTTCGTTCTGGTACAGGACCAGGACCTGACGGAATCTCTCCGCGACGGAGACATCGGGATTGTCAATCGCATTGCGGGCGAAAGTCAGGCGGTTGTTACGGGTTTCCATCTGAAAGGGCAGATCCAGCTCGATAAACTGCTCGATGCTGGCCATCATCTTTTCCATCAGCAGAGGAATCTCGCGGGTAACAACTTCAACGTTGGCGATACTCTCATCCAGGGTAGCGATGTTCCGTTCCTGGATAGAAATCAACTGCCGATATTCCGCATTCAATACCAGCAAGGCCTCGAGGTTGTCATTTTCCTGCTTGAATTGCTCAAAGGTGGAGCTTGCAGCGTTCGCCAGTCGATTAATTTCGGTCTGGATTTCCGCGAGCTCGTCATTTTTGCGTTCGAGAACGCTAAGCGCCTCATCAATCATACTGGTATCGGTCATGATCTCAGCAGCCTGCGTACTACTTGTCATGACAAACGCCAGAGAAAAGAGAGGCGCCAGGATCTTACTGGATATTCGACGGTAGTTCATTTTCCATCCTATCTGTTTATTCTTGATTTCAGTTGGACTTCCGCACCACAGACTGCCCTCGTTACTGCAAGCAATGAACAGGTGGATTGTGTGTCTGGCCATGACAGCCATTCAAACCCGCATGTCCCTGCTTACTCGATAGAGTTACGCCGTAAGGTTCAGAAGCCTAAAACCTAACCATACTTGTTTTATTATTGTCCCTAATTCGCCTGTCTGCCACAGGCATTCCATTTGCTGTCTTAGCCCCTTACGGAACTGGCAGATCTCCCTGACAGAACTCAAAGCTGGTTACCTTTCTACTCACACACAACACAAGTGAGTGGGAAGGTAACCAATTGCTCTGACGTTTGCTTGCAGTCCTTTAAATCAGGTACTTGGTACCAAATTTTCGACTAGACTAACACAACCCCGCCGAATTTTAGAACCTCTATATTAAGGAAGTTTCAATAAAATACGGGCTTTCAAGCCAAGGGCCACGTTAAAGGTATGAGCGCCCAAAACAGGGCCATGAGTTTGCCAGAAAATGAAGCA is part of the Gammaproteobacteria bacterium genome and harbors:
- a CDS encoding MotA/TolQ/ExbB proton channel family protein, with protein sequence MYFTLLDMLDAIGSFMDRGGPVLWVIAGLLLIKWSLVFERVWYLHTTHKKNVKNTLAAWNARSDTKSWSAHAIRQMMISKVSLDLRTTMPMIESLVVVCPLLGLIGTVTGMIEVFFVMAVTGGGDAKSMAGGVSKATIPTMAGMVGALSGIFASNWLKASIDRDLELLEDHLPLSD
- a CDS encoding MotA/TolQ/ExbB proton channel family protein codes for the protein MKTTIKTLGLSVTTFLLASFASAQSLNTSELLRAVEEDRVAESEAYRTRVQEFQNAASNQEEILELTRSRVSDQEDLQTELSDQFEANEIEISAKREVLRDRRGDLNELFGTLQGVAGDFMSTFTGSIISAQYPGRTEYLEGFIARAGSTTEQLAIDEIERFWFFMQQEITESGKVVKYSGPVALPSGETVTRQITRIGAFNAVSEGEYLSYNSNLGTLQVLPRQPSGSMISRGYYQDQAQALENASSGYVKIGLDPTGGIGGQVFANLVNFPTVDEQVRNNSGPIGFTIIGVGIIGVVVALIRSLMLTLTNMKVQRQLKSDKPMKNNPLGRVLAVAESNPSADTETLELKLGEAILQETPSLERFLTFIKIIATIAPLMGLLGTVTGMIQVFQQITVYGAGDPTIMAGGISVALMTTVLGITVAIPTVLMHTWVKSKSDTIIHILEEQATGMIAEKAEQKAASH
- a CDS encoding DUF3450 domain-containing protein; translated protein: MNYRRISSKILAPLFSLAFVMTSSTQAAEIMTDTSMIDEALSVLERKNDELAEIQTEINRLANAASSTFEQFKQENDNLEALLVLNAEYRQLISIQERNIATLDESIANVEVVTREIPLLMEKMMASIEQFIELDLPFQMETRNNRLTFARNAIDNPDVSVAERFRQVLVLYQNETLYGRTHETYPDTIMLNGEEREVNILRVGRIALLFQSTDRQVTGHWNNTTRAWEELPAGDYRTAVQSAIRVSSGLDAPRIIELPIAAPELAQ